One region of Fragaria vesca subsp. vesca linkage group LG4, FraVesHawaii_1.0, whole genome shotgun sequence genomic DNA includes:
- the LOC101313302 gene encoding nuclear transcription factor Y subunit C-4-like, with product MENNNSNSNPVAATTVPAATYPPTQPPPPPSSVAAPPFHHLLQAQQQQLQMFWNYQRHEIEQVNDFKNHQLPLARIKKIMKADEDVRMISAEAPVLFAKACELFILELTIRSWLHAEENKRRTLQKNDIAAAITRTDIFDFLVDIVPRDEIKDEAGLGGVAMVGATASGVPYYYPPIGQPAGAPGGMMIGRPAMDPTGVYAQPPSQAWQSVWQTAADDVSYGSGGSSGQGNLDGQS from the exons ATGGAAAACAACAACTCCAACTCCAACCCCGTCGCCGCCACCACCGTCCCAGCCGCCACCTACCCTCCCACCCAGCCCCCTCCGCCGCCGTCCTCCGTCGCGGCGCCGCCCTTCCACCACCTCCTCCAGGCGCAGCAGCAGCAGCTCCAGATGTTCTGGAACTACCAGCGCCACGAGATCGAGCAGGTCAACGACTTCAAGAACCACCAGCTCCCCCTGGCGCGCATCAAGAAGATCATGAAGGCCGACGAGGACGTCAGGATGATCTCAGCCGAGGCGCCCGTCCTGTTCGCCAAGGCATGCGAGCTCTTCATCCTCGAGCTAACCATCAGGTCATGGCTCCACGCCGAGGAGAACAAGCGCCGCACGCTCCAGAAAAACGACATTGCCGCCGCCATCACCCGCACTGATATTTTCGACTTCCTCGTCGATATTGTCCCCAGGGATGAGATCAAGGACGAGGCCGGCCTCGGCGGCGTCGCCATGGTGGGGGCCACCGCCAGCGGGGTCCCTTACTACTACCCGCCCATTGGCCAGCCGGCGGGGGCGCCGGGAGGGATGATGATCGGGAGGCCGGCCATGGATCCTACCGGAGTTTATGCGCAGCCGCCGTCGCAGGCGTGGCAGTCGGTGTGGCAGACGGCGGCGGATGATGTGTCGTATGGGAGTGGAGGGAGCAGTGGCCAGGGCAATCTTGATGGCCAGAG TTAA
- the LOC101294063 gene encoding protein transport protein Sec61 subunit gamma-like, translating to MDAIDSVVDPLREFAKDSARLVKRCHKPDRKEFSKVALRTAIGFVVMGFVGFFVKLIFIPINNIIVGSV from the exons ATGGACGCCATTGACTCAGTTGTGGATCCTCTGAGAGAGTTCGCTAAGGACAGCGCTCGCCTCGTCAAGAGGTGCCACAAGCCCGATCGCAAAG AATTCTCGAAGGTTGCGTTGCGTACAGCCATTGGGTTTGTTGTGATGGGATTTGTTGGGTTTTTCGTGAAGCTCATCTTCATTCCCATCAACAACATCATCGTCGGATCTGTTTAG
- the LOC101306908 gene encoding coiled-coil domain-containing protein 84-like produces MKKTKTKKKKHEFEYCTVCKLNHDQGPSHKYIPSHTKSLSTFLSRFQAKLSDVVFFLNNPTFLRLEHAARNRLWCVFCDFDIDERDSSFACGNAINHLASAEHLKNLKHFLWKYGGGMDSVDKFRILEADLAKWEKKCKALKTEAVSGGPMPGPSNDIHTKLEYGILDTFQNSSSSKFSNGVMPLLDHTNENQVSHSVPSQYANGGCFVQDVVASSSINSQGFTVSSQGSLISNGRKGSADVNLNNERMNKVYQHGRMAMGQSSSQGVHSLTQIPYKGPKDASGNVHTGALPPWFAAEEEIQLSIPLQRVSATPLPLSNQAGKSKKLNPKRVGAAWAERRKREMEMEQRGEIVKNDYDANWLPNFGGVWQSGTRKEARKEFELEKHNLVKVESQSEMPIKIQPYVSKRMRTGASE; encoded by the exons ATGAAGAAGACGAAGACGAAGAAGAAGAAGCACGAGTTCGAATATTGCACGGTTTGCAAGCTCAATCACGACCAAGGTCCGAGCCACAAGTACATCCCCAGCCACACCAAGTCCCTCTCTACTTTCCTCTCCCGCTTCCAGGCCAAGCTCTCCGACGTCGTTTTCTTCCTCAACAACCCTACCTTCCTCCGCCTCGAACACGCCGCCCGCAACCGCCTCTGGTGCGTCTTCTGCGATTTCGACATTGACGAGCGCGACAGCTCCTTCGCCTG TGGCAATGCCATTAATCACCTTGCGAGTGCCGAACATCTGAAGAATTTGAAGCATTTTTTGTGGAAATACGGTGGAGGAATGGATTCTGTAGATAAATTCCGGATATTGGAAGCTGACCTTGCTAAG TGGGAGAAAAAGTGCAAGGCATTGAAGACTGAAGCTGTATCTGGAGGACCGATGCCAGGGCCTTCAAATGATATCCATACTAAACTTGAATATGGAATTTTAGATACTTTCCAAAATAGTAGTAGTTCAAAATTTTCAAATGGTGTTATGCCTTTACTAGATCATACAAATGAGAATCAGGTATCCCATTCAGTACCCTCCCAATATGCAAACGGTGGTTGCTTTGTGCAAGATGTTGTTGCTTCCTCTTCTATAAATTCCCAAGGTTTTACAG TTAGTAGCCAGGGTTCTCTTATTTCTAATGGTAGAAAAGGCTCGGCTGATGTCAATTTGAATAATGAAAGG ATGAACAAGGTGTACCAGCACGGAAGAATGGCAATGGGACAGAGCAGTTCTCAAG GTGTTCATAGCCTCACTCAAATTCCTTACAAGGGTCCTAAAGATGCTAGTGGAAATGTGCATACTGGAGCACTTCCTCCTTGGTTTGCAGCTGAGGAAGAAATTCAGCTAAGTATTCCACTACAACGAGTTTCTGCTACCCCTCTTCCTCTGTCAAATCAGGCAGGGAAGTCCAAGAAATTGAACCCAAAACGAGTGGGAGCAGCTTGGGCAGAAAGGAGAAAGAGAGAGATGGAGATGGAGCAAAGAGGTGAGATTGTCAAGAACGATTATGATGCTAATTGGCTCCCCAATTTTGGTGGAGTTTGGCAATCTGGTACCCGGAAAGAGGCTAGAAAAGAATTTGAGTTGGAGAAACATAATTTAGTTAAGGTTGAAAGTCAATCTGAGATGCCAATCAAGATACAGCCTTACGTCAGCAAAAGGATG CGAACAGGTGCAAGTGAATAA